The DNA segment GTGTGCGTCTTCCGAACACTCTGGCGCGAGCGTATGGACGAGGGGAGCCGATGGCCGAGCTGGTACCGCTCGAGGAGGCCGTCGCGCGCCTGATCCATGACGGCGACACCGTCGCCCTCGAGGGCTTCACCCACCTGATCCCGGTCGCGGTCGGGCACGAGATCATCCGGCAGGGCCGGCGCGACCTCACCCTGGTGCGGATGACCCCGGACATCGTCTACGACCAGCTGATCGGGGCCGGCTGCGCCCGGAAGCTGATCTTCTCCTGGGGCGGCAACCCGGGCGTCGGCTCGCTGCACCGGTTCCGGGACGCCGTCGAGCACGACTGGCCGCACCCGCTGGAGCTCGAGGAGCACAGCCACGCCGGGATGGCCAACCGCTACGTCGCGGGTGCCTCCGGCTTGCCGTTCGCGGTGCTGCGCGGCTACGTGGGCACCGACCTGGTGACCGCGACGGCCACCATCGCCCCCATCGCCTGCCCGTTCACCGGCGAGGTACTCACCGCCGTGCCGGCGCTCAACCCGGACGTCACTGTGGTCCACGCCCAGCGCGCTGACCGGCACGGCAACGTCCAGATGTGGGGCATCACCGGCATCCAGAAGGAAGCCCTGCTCGCGGCCCGCCGCTCGCTGGTCACGGTCGAAGAGGTGGTGGACCGCCTCGAGCCCGTCCCGGGCGCCGTGGTCATCCCGGGCTGGGCGGTCACCCTCGTGTCGCACGTCCCCGGGGGCGCCCACCCGTCGTACGCCCAGGGCTACTCCACCCGAGACAACGCCTACTACCAGTGGTGGGACTCAGTCAGCCGGGACCGGGAGACCTTCCAGGCCTGGGTCCGCTCCGAGGTACTGCGCGAAGGGGCTCCGGGATGACCCAGACGGCGGCCGCGCACACCGCGGCCTGGACCACCGACGAGATGATGACCATCGCGGCCTCCCGAGCGCTGCACGACGGGACGGTGTGCTTCGTCGGCATCGGGCTGCCGAGCACCGCGGCGAACCTGGCCCGGCGGACCCACGCCCCGGACGTCGTCCTGGTCTATGAGTCGGGCACCATCGGCGCCAAGCCGGGGACGCTGCCGTACTCGATCGGCGACGGCATCCTGGCCGACACCGCCGACGCCGTCGTCTCGGTGCCCGAGGTCTTCAACTACTGGCTGCAGCCCGGCCGGATCGACGTGGGCTTCCTCGGCGCGGCCCAGATCGACCGGTTCGCCAACATCAACACCACCGTGATCGGCGACTACGACCGGCCGAGCGTGCGGCTGCCCGGCGCCGGCGGCGCCCCCGAGATCGCCGCGTCCTGCGGGGAGGTCATCGTGGTCGTCCGGCAGAGCCGGCGCACCTTCGTCGACCGGGTGGGCTTCGTGACCTCGGTCGGCTACGGCCGCGGCCCCGGTGACCGCGAGCGGCTCGGCCTGCGCGGCCGCGGCCCGCGACAGGTCATCACCGACCTGGGGATCATGGCGCCGGACCCGGACAGCTGCGAGCTGACCCTCACCCACGTGCACCCCGGCGTAACCGTGGAGCAGGTCATTGCGGCCACCGGGTGGGAGCTGGGCGACGCCGCCGACCTGCGGGTCACCGAGGCCCCCACGGAGCACGAGGTGGCCGTGCTGCGCCACCTAGTGCAGACGAAGCGGCAGCCCGTGACCCGGACGAGCGTGCGGCCGTGACCAACGACGTCTTCATCCTCGACGCGGTCCGGACGCCAGTCGGCAAGTACGGCGGCGCCGTCGCGGGTGTGCGGCCGGACGACCTGGCCGCCACCGCGGTGCGCGCCCTGGTGGAGCGCTCCCCGGCGCTGGACCCGGCGGCGATCGACGACGTCTGGCTGGGCGACGCGAACGGAGCCGGCGAGGACAACCGTGACGTCGCCCGGATGGCGGTGCTGCTGGCCGGCCTGCCGCCGTCGGTTCCAGGGGTCACGCTGAACCGGCTGTGCGGCAGCGGGCTGGAGGCCGCCATCGGCGCCTCCCGCGCGATCGCCGTGGGCGACGCCTCGCTCGCCGTGGCCGGCGGCGTCGAGTCCATGAGCCGGGCCCCGTGGGTGCTGCCCAAGCCGGCGCGCGGCTACCCGCGCGGCCACGAGACCCTGTACTCCACGACGCTCGGCTGGCGAATGGTCAACCCGGCCATGCCCGAGCAGTGGACGGCGGCCCTGGGCGAGGGCGCCGAGATCCTGGCCGAGCGGTACCGGATCAGCCGCGAGGAGCAGGACGCGTTTGCGCTGCGCAGCCACGCGGCCGCCGCGGCCGCCTGGGCGGACGGCCGGTTCGCCCGGGAGGTCGTCGCCGTCCCTGGGGCGGACCTGGCCCGGGACGAGACGATCCGGTCGGACACCACGCTCGAGCAGCTCGCCGGGCTGAAGCCGGTGTTCCGGCCGGACGGCTCGGTCACCGCGGGCAACTCCTCCCCCCTCAACGACGGGGCGGCGGCGCTGCTCCTCGGCGACGAGGCGGGCGCCGGCACGGCTGGGCGCACCCCGCTCGCGCGCATCGTCTCCCGCGCCGTCTCCGCGGTCGAGCCGCACCTGTTCGGCATCGGCCCGGTCGAGGCGGCCCGCACCGCGCTGCACCGCGCCGGCATCGGCTGGGACGACCTCGCCGTGGTGGAGCTGAACGAGGCGTTCGCCGCGCAGTCGCTGGCCTGCCTGGCCGAGTGGCCGGACCTCGACCCCCAGCTGGTGAACCCGCAGGGCGGCGCGATCGCGATCGGCCACCCGCTGGGCGCCTCAGGGGCGAGAATCCTGGGCAGCCTGGCCCACCAGTTGCACGCTCGCGGTGGCGGTTACGGGCTGGCCGCCATCTGTATCGGCGTCGGCCAGGGGCTGGCCGTCGTCCTGCACGCCTGACCGGCAGCCGCCGGGCCGCACGCTCACGCACACCCGCAGGCAGCACCGCTAGGAGGTCGACGTGACGGACACCGCTGAACCGCGCCCGGCAGGCAGTCGGCTCGTGCTGCCGCGGTACGAGCGCCCGGAGGGACTGCACCCGCCGCTGGACGACCCCGGTTACAGGAGCACCGCGCTGCGGCACCCGGTCGAGCCGCTGGTGCTGCTGCCGCACCGGCTGACCGAGGTCACCGGGCCAGCGCTCGGCAGCAGCCGGGTCACCGCCGCGGACGCCGACCTCACCCGCCGGCACGCCGGCGAGCCGCTCGGCCAGCGGATCATCGTCCAAGGCCGGGTCCTCGACAGCGACGGACGCGCCGTGCCCGACACGCTCGTCGAGGTGTGGCAGGCCAACGCGGCCGGGCGCTACCGCCACCAGTTGGACCAGTGGCCGGCCCCGCTCGACCCCAACTTCGACGGGCTCGGCCGGGTGGTCACCGACAACACGGGCCGCTACTCCTTCACCACCATCCAGCCGGGCGCCTACCCGTGGAAGAACCACTACAACGCCTGGCGGCCCGCGCACATCCACTTCAGCCTGTTCGGCCGGGCGTTCACCCAGCGGCTGATCACCCAGATGTACTTCCCGGGGGACCCGCTGCAGAAGTACGACCCGATCATGAACTCGATCCCCGACTCGAAGGCCCGGCAGCGGCTGGTCGCCCGGTTCGACCTGGACCGGACCGAGCCGGACTGGGCGCTGGCCTACCACTTCGACATCGTGCTGCGCGGCCGCGAGGCCACGCCGTTCGAGGAGCAGGACGACGACGATGAGTGAGCCCACCGGGACCACCAGCTTCGGGTTCGACCTGGCCGACGGCCGCATCCCGCTGACTCCGTCGCAGACCGTGGGCCCGTACCTGGCGATCGGCCTCACCTGGGACGACGGCGAGGAGGTCGTCCCGGCCGGCACCGACGGCGAGATCCGGCTCGGCGGCCTGCTCACCGACGGCGAGGTCGTGCCGATCCCCGACGGGCTGGTCGAGACCTGGCAAGCCGACCCCGAAGGGCGCTTCGACCACCCGGACGACCCGCGCGGTGCCCATCACCACCGCGTGACCGGGTTCCGCGGGTTCGGCCGTTCGCAGACCGTCAACGGCGGGCACTGGCAGGTCCGCACGGTCAAGCCCGGCCCGCTGCCCAGCCCGGACGGTGGCACCGAGGCGCCGCACCTGGATGTGTCGGTGTTCGCCCGCGGCCTGCTCGACCGCGTGGTCACCCGGATCTACTTCCCCGAGGACGTCGAGGCGCACGCCGCCGACCCGGTCCTTCAGACCGTGGACGTCCACCGACGGCCTACGCTCATCGCCACCCGGGTGGACGGTGGGTACCGCTTCGACATCCGGCTGCAGGGCGAGGGCGAGACGGTCTTCTTCGACCTGTGACCACGTACGCCAAGCGAGCGGAGAGGGGCCGGTGACCGGGCTCTTCGAGGGCGTGTACTCCACGCCGCACACGCAGGAGCTGACCGGCTCCGAGGCGTGGCTGCGCGCCATGCTCGAGGTGGAGCGGGCCCTCACGGTCGCGGCGGCCCGGGTGGGGCTGGCCCCGCAGTCCGCCGCCGCGGCGGTCACCGCAGCATGTCGGCCGGAGTCCTTCAACCTGGACGCGCTGGGGGCCGGGGCTGCCACCGAGGCGACGCCGGTCATCGCGCTGGTTGCTCGGCTGCGCTCCCTGGTGGGACCGGAGGCGAGCCCGTACGTCCACCTCGCGGCGACCAGCCAGGACATCCTCGACAGCGCTGGCGCGCTGGTGGCCCGCTCGGCCCTGGGGCCGGTCCTGGACGACTGCCGGGCGGTGTCCGACACCCTCGCCGCGCTCGCCCTGGAGCACCGGAGCACCCCCCAGGTCGGTCGTACCCTGCTGCAGAGCGCCCTCGTCACCACCTTCGGGGCGGCCTGCGGCAACCGGCTGACCGGCGTCGACGACGCGCTCGCCGGCCTCGAGGCCGTGCTCCGCGACCGGCTGGCCGTGCAGCTCGGCGGCCCGGTGGGCACCCTGGCCGGGGCAGCGGACCGGGCGGAGCAGCTCATCGCCGCGGTGGCCGCGGAGCTCGGCCTGGCCGAGCCGGTGACCCCGTGGCACACGGCCCGCGGTCGGGTCGCCGAGCTCGCGGCCGCGTGCGGAATCCTGGCCGGCGAGCTGGCCGCGGTGGCCCAGGACGTCGTGCTGCTGTCCGCCACCGAGCTGGCCGAGGTCGAGGTGGCCACCCCGGGGGGGTCGTCCGCCATCCCGAAGAAGCGCAACCCGGCCGCCGCGGTGCTCGCCGTCGCCTGCGCGCACCGGATGCCTGGTCTCGTCGCCACCGTCCTGGCCGGGATGCCGCAGGAGCTGCAGCGGTCCGCAGGCCGGTGGCAGGCCGAGTGGGGCACTCTCACCGAGATCGTGCGGCTGCTGGCCGGCACCGCGCGGCACACCCGGACCGCACTTGACGGGCTGCGAGTGGACGCGGACCGGATGCACGCCCACGTCGACGCCTTGGTGGCGACCGGAACGGTCGGCGGCTTCGGAGCCGCGGAGACCTTCGTGGACCGCGCGCTGGCGGCGCATGCGGCAAGGACCCGGCCGGAGGGCCGGCCGTGACCGCCCGCCTGGACCACGACGTCACCGGCCCCGAGGACGCCCCGGCCGTCGTGCTCGGGGCCTCGATGGGCACCACCCGCGAACTGTGGGACCCGCAGCTGCCCGCGCTGGCCGAGCGGCGGCGCGTCATCCGGTTCGAGCACCGGGGACACGCGGCCTCGGAGGGCCCGGCCGGTCCGTACCGCATCGCCGACCTCGGCGCGGACGTGCTCGCGCTGCTGGACGGACTGCAGGTCGACACCTTCTCGTACGCCGGAGTCTCGCTCGGAGGCATGATCGGCATGTGGCTCGCGGCGCAGGTGCCGGAGCGGGTCGAGCGGCTGGCCCTGTGCTGCACCTCCGCCTACCTGCCGCCGGCGCAGGCCTGGCTCGACCGGGCCGCAGCAGTCCGCGCCGGTGGCACGGCGGCCGTCGCCGACGCCGTCGTCGCCCGCTGGTTCACCGCCCGGCTCGGCCGGGAGCGCCCGGATGTCGTCGAGCACTACCGGTCCACCCTGCGGGACCAGGTCGGCGCGGAGGGCTATGCAGGGTGCTGCGAGGCCATCGCCGTCATGGACCTGCGCCCCGACCTGGCCCAGGTGAACGCGGCGACGCTGGTCATCGCCGGGGCGGAGGACCCCGCCACCCCGCCGGAGCACGCCCAGGAGATCGCGGCCCTGATCCGGTCCGGCGGCGGGACGGCCAGCGTCGTCGTCGTGGCTGGCGGCTCGCACGTCGCCACGTTCGAGCGGGCCGACCTGTGCACCCCCCTGCTCGTCGAACACCTCGGAGGCTCCGCATGACCAGCGACCCCCAGCTCGCCGCCGGCGAGGCAGTCCGCCGCGCCGTCCTCGGTGACGCGCACGTGGACCGCGCGCAGGCGAACGCCGATGCGTTCACTTCGGACTTCCAGGAGATGATCACGCGGTACGCGTGGGGCGACGTCTGGGGGCGGGAGGGGCTGGACCGGCGGACCCGCTCCTGCATCACACTGGCCCTGCTGACCGCCCTGCACTGCACCGAGGAGCTGCCCATGCACGTGCGGGCGGCGCTCACCAACGGGCTGACCCGGGACGAGATCAAGGAAGTCCTGCTGCACACAGCGGTGTACGCAGGGGTGCCGGCAGCGAACACGGCGTTCGCGATCGCTCGCCGGACCCTCGCCGAGCTCGACACTCAGGACTAAGTTGCGCACGGCGAACACGGGAGACGACATGGTCGAAGACATCCGGGGGCGGACCGGCGAAGAGTCGCACAACGGCGACTTCGTGCAGTCGTTGGAGCGCGGCCTCGCGGTCATCCGCGCGTTCGACGCCGAGCACCCGGAGATGACGCTCAGCGAGGTGGCCCGGGTCAGCGGGCTGACCCGGGCCACGGCGCGCCGCTTCCTGCACACCCTGGTCTCGCTGGGCTACATGCGCACCGACGGCCGGCTGTTCGCGCTGCGCCCGCGCATCCTCGAGCTGGGCTACGCCTACCTGTCCAGCCTCACCCTGCCCGAGGTGGCCATGCCGCACCTGGAGGAGCTGGTCGAGCAGGTCCACGAGTCGTCGTCCGTCTCGGTGCTGGACGGCGACGAGGTGGTGTACGTGGCCCGAGTCCCCACCAAGCGCATCATGACCGTCGGCATCAGCGTCGGCACCCGGTTCCCGGCGCACGCGACCTCGATGGGCCGGGTGCTGCTCGCCGCCCACACCGACGACTGGCTGCGCGGCTACCTGGCCTCGGCCCGACTGGTCCCGCTCACCGAGCGGACGATCACCGACCGCGAGGAGCTGCTCGCCGAGCTGCGGCTGATCCGCGAGCAAGGCTGGGCGTTGGTCGACCAGGAGCTGGAGGAGGGGCTGCGCTCGCTGGCCGCGCCCATCCGCGGCTCCTCTGGCGACGTCGTGGCTGCGGTCAACGTCTCCGCGCACGCCAGCCGTGGGACACCGGAGGACATCCGGGAGGAGCTGCTGCCGCCCCTGCTCACCTGTGCCGGTCGGATTGCCGACGACCTGCGGGCCGGCCAGCCCGTTGCGGTGCACTGACGCAGCGTCCTAGCGCGCTGGCACCGGTCCGGTGCTCCCCCTCACGGCGAGCTCCACGCCGAGCAGCGACTGGGCCACTGGGCCGTCGTGACCATTCCCCTCGATCTTCGCCAGCAACATCCGAGCGGCCAGCGCACCCATCTCGCGCAGCGGCAAGGCCACCGTCGTGAGCGGCGGGGTGAGCTTGTCCACCAGCGGCAGGTCATTGAAGCCCACGACCGACACCTGCTCCGGACAGCGCAGTCCCGCGGCAGCGAGCACCGACAACGCGCCCAGTGCGATCAGGTCGTTCCCGGCCAGGATCGCGGTGAACTCCTGGCGCGCTGCGAGCAGCCGGGCCGTTGCCTCCAGCCCCGCCTGCTCGCTGAACGCGGCGCAGCTACGGACGTGACCGCGGCCAGCCGGCAGCCCGTGGACGCGCAGCGCATGCCGGAACGCCGAGGCCCGCTCCCGGCCGGTGGACGTATCCTGCGGCCCGGCCAGGTGAACCATCTTGCGATGGCCCAGGCCCACCAGGTGGTCCACTGCCAGGGCAACCCCGGTCCGCTCGTCGCCGCCGACGTACGGCAGCCGATGGCTCGCGGTGTTCCGGTTGACGAGCACTGCGGGCACATCGGTGTCAGCCAGCTCGTCCACCATCGGGTCCTCCCAGCGCGCCGTGGCGACCAGGAACCCGTCGGTCCCCCTGGCCAGCAACTGCTCGATCTGCCGACGCTCGGTCGCCGCGTCGTTGTCGGTGTCGGTGAACACCAGGGTGTAGCCCGCG comes from the Actinomycetes bacterium genome and includes:
- the pcaH gene encoding protocatechuate 3,4-dioxygenase subunit beta; translation: MTDTAEPRPAGSRLVLPRYERPEGLHPPLDDPGYRSTALRHPVEPLVLLPHRLTEVTGPALGSSRVTAADADLTRRHAGEPLGQRIIVQGRVLDSDGRAVPDTLVEVWQANAAGRYRHQLDQWPAPLDPNFDGLGRVVTDNTGRYSFTTIQPGAYPWKNHYNAWRPAHIHFSLFGRAFTQRLITQMYFPGDPLQKYDPIMNSIPDSKARQRLVARFDLDRTEPDWALAYHFDIVLRGREATPFEEQDDDDE
- a CDS encoding CoA transferase subunit A gives rise to the protein MAELVPLEEAVARLIHDGDTVALEGFTHLIPVAVGHEIIRQGRRDLTLVRMTPDIVYDQLIGAGCARKLIFSWGGNPGVGSLHRFRDAVEHDWPHPLELEEHSHAGMANRYVAGASGLPFAVLRGYVGTDLVTATATIAPIACPFTGEVLTAVPALNPDVTVVHAQRADRHGNVQMWGITGIQKEALLAARRSLVTVEEVVDRLEPVPGAVVIPGWAVTLVSHVPGGAHPSYAQGYSTRDNAYYQWWDSVSRDRETFQAWVRSEVLREGAPG
- the pcaC gene encoding 4-carboxymuconolactone decarboxylase is translated as MTSDPQLAAGEAVRRAVLGDAHVDRAQANADAFTSDFQEMITRYAWGDVWGREGLDRRTRSCITLALLTALHCTEELPMHVRAALTNGLTRDEIKEVLLHTAVYAGVPAANTAFAIARRTLAELDTQD
- a CDS encoding IclR family transcriptional regulator; protein product: MVEDIRGRTGEESHNGDFVQSLERGLAVIRAFDAEHPEMTLSEVARVSGLTRATARRFLHTLVSLGYMRTDGRLFALRPRILELGYAYLSSLTLPEVAMPHLEELVEQVHESSSVSVLDGDEVVYVARVPTKRIMTVGISVGTRFPAHATSMGRVLLAAHTDDWLRGYLASARLVPLTERTITDREELLAELRLIREQGWALVDQELEEGLRSLAAPIRGSSGDVVAAVNVSAHASRGTPEDIREELLPPLLTCAGRIADDLRAGQPVAVH
- a CDS encoding CoA-transferase — its product is MTQTAAAHTAAWTTDEMMTIAASRALHDGTVCFVGIGLPSTAANLARRTHAPDVVLVYESGTIGAKPGTLPYSIGDGILADTADAVVSVPEVFNYWLQPGRIDVGFLGAAQIDRFANINTTVIGDYDRPSVRLPGAGGAPEIAASCGEVIVVVRQSRRTFVDRVGFVTSVGYGRGPGDRERLGLRGRGPRQVITDLGIMAPDPDSCELTLTHVHPGVTVEQVIAATGWELGDAADLRVTEAPTEHEVAVLRHLVQTKRQPVTRTSVRP
- a CDS encoding alpha/beta fold hydrolase: MTARLDHDVTGPEDAPAVVLGASMGTTRELWDPQLPALAERRRVIRFEHRGHAASEGPAGPYRIADLGADVLALLDGLQVDTFSYAGVSLGGMIGMWLAAQVPERVERLALCCTSAYLPPAQAWLDRAAAVRAGGTAAVADAVVARWFTARLGRERPDVVEHYRSTLRDQVGAEGYAGCCEAIAVMDLRPDLAQVNAATLVIAGAEDPATPPEHAQEIAALIRSGGGTASVVVVAGGSHVATFERADLCTPLLVEHLGGSA
- a CDS encoding lyase family protein, coding for MTGLFEGVYSTPHTQELTGSEAWLRAMLEVERALTVAAARVGLAPQSAAAAVTAACRPESFNLDALGAGAATEATPVIALVARLRSLVGPEASPYVHLAATSQDILDSAGALVARSALGPVLDDCRAVSDTLAALALEHRSTPQVGRTLLQSALVTTFGAACGNRLTGVDDALAGLEAVLRDRLAVQLGGPVGTLAGAADRAEQLIAAVAAELGLAEPVTPWHTARGRVAELAAACGILAGELAAVAQDVVLLSATELAEVEVATPGGSSAIPKKRNPAAAVLAVACAHRMPGLVATVLAGMPQELQRSAGRWQAEWGTLTEIVRLLAGTARHTRTALDGLRVDADRMHAHVDALVATGTVGGFGAAETFVDRALAAHAARTRPEGRP
- a CDS encoding LacI family DNA-binding transcriptional regulator translates to MQRVKLTDVARAAGVHPGTASRALNPLTAGQVSAETTRRVAQAAKRLGYVPNTFARGLRTARSFVIGMVVPDVTNPLFPPMVRGAEQVLSAAGYTLVFTDTDNDAATERRQIEQLLARGTDGFLVATARWEDPMVDELADTDVPAVLVNRNTASHRLPYVGGDERTGVALAVDHLVGLGHRKMVHLAGPQDTSTGRERASAFRHALRVHGLPAGRGHVRSCAAFSEQAGLEATARLLAARQEFTAILAGNDLIALGALSVLAAAGLRCPEQVSVVGFNDLPLVDKLTPPLTTVALPLREMGALAARMLLAKIEGNGHDGPVAQSLLGVELAVRGSTGPVPAR
- a CDS encoding acetyl-CoA C-acyltransferase; the protein is MTNDVFILDAVRTPVGKYGGAVAGVRPDDLAATAVRALVERSPALDPAAIDDVWLGDANGAGEDNRDVARMAVLLAGLPPSVPGVTLNRLCGSGLEAAIGASRAIAVGDASLAVAGGVESMSRAPWVLPKPARGYPRGHETLYSTTLGWRMVNPAMPEQWTAALGEGAEILAERYRISREEQDAFALRSHAAAAAAWADGRFAREVVAVPGADLARDETIRSDTTLEQLAGLKPVFRPDGSVTAGNSSPLNDGAAALLLGDEAGAGTAGRTPLARIVSRAVSAVEPHLFGIGPVEAARTALHRAGIGWDDLAVVELNEAFAAQSLACLAEWPDLDPQLVNPQGGAIAIGHPLGASGARILGSLAHQLHARGGGYGLAAICIGVGQGLAVVLHA
- the pcaG gene encoding protocatechuate 3,4-dioxygenase subunit alpha, which produces MSEPTGTTSFGFDLADGRIPLTPSQTVGPYLAIGLTWDDGEEVVPAGTDGEIRLGGLLTDGEVVPIPDGLVETWQADPEGRFDHPDDPRGAHHHRVTGFRGFGRSQTVNGGHWQVRTVKPGPLPSPDGGTEAPHLDVSVFARGLLDRVVTRIYFPEDVEAHAADPVLQTVDVHRRPTLIATRVDGGYRFDIRLQGEGETVFFDL